Genomic segment of Methanolobus mangrovi:
CCAGGCCATTTTGAGATACTTTGCAGGGGAAGTAATAGATTTTTCAGATTATGAGGTTGACCTCTCCGAACTTACGGAATTCCAGCGCAAAGTACTGGAAGAAGTGAGAAATATACCCTACGGTGAAACCAGAAGTTATCAGGAACTTGCCTGCCGCATCGGAAGCGAGGGTGCTGCAAGAGCTGTTGGTGGTGCTGTTGCCAAAAACCCGTATCCCATAATCATACCCTGTCACCGTGTAGTCTCAGCTTCAGGAATAGGTGGTTTTTGCGGGGAAACCTGTGGCGAGAAGGTTGAACTTAAGAGGAGAATGTTGGAGATGGAAGCTAACTATAAAAAAGAAAGGAAAAGATAGTTAGTTTCATAGGATAAAATAGCTTCAGGTGAAGAAAATGTTTGGATGGACAGGAAGGACGGTAATCGTAGACCTTGGGAACAACTCGGTCACAGAATCAAAGACGAAGAAGTCATATGCAGAACAATTCATAGGTGGTCGCGGACTCGGATGCAGGCTCATGGAAGATTTTGCAGACCCGGCTGTGGACCCTTTAAGTCCCGACAATCCCTTAATATTCACCACCGGACCACTTACAGGCACATCTGCTCCAATGTCAGGACATTTTACTATTACATGCAAATCTCCCCTTACATCCACTATATTCAGCTCCAATGCAGGAGGATATTTCGGAGCGGAACTGAAATTTGCAGGCATTGATGCCCTTGTCATCAAGGGAAAGGCGGAGAAACCTGTTTATCTCAACATCTTCGATGAGGAACTTGAGATACTGCCTGCCGAACATCTGTGGGGAAAGAATACCGCAGAAACCACTGCATTACTTGAAACGAAGGGAAAGGTTGCCTGTATAGGCAGAGCAGGAGAAAAGCTTGTCAGCATGGCAAATATGGTCAATGACCGCATATATTCCAGCGGACGTGGAGGGCATGGTGCGGTGGCAGGCTCAAAGAACCTCAAGGCAATCGTTGTGAAAGGAACGAACATTGTTCAGGTAGCTAACCCTGATGCCTTCGGAGAAGCTGTTGAAAAGACAAAGAAACTGCTTGTGGCAAATCCACCCGCATCCAAGGGACTTGAAAAATACGGCAGTTCTGTGTTTACTGACCTTCTGGACTATATGGGAACCCTTCCTGCACTCAATTTCAGTGAAAGGAATTTCTCCGGGGCAGGGAAACTCTCAGGCGAGGCCATCAGCAGGAAATACAAAATAAATCAGGCACCCTGTTATGCATGCCCCATCGGATGCAGGAGAACTGCAGAGGATGGTAAACCTATCCCCGATTATGATTCTATCTGGGCTTTCGGACCGAACATTGGAAACGATGACCTGGAACTTATCCGGGAAATGGATAGTCTCTGTTTTGATTACGGACTGGATCCGCTGTCCTGTGGTGCATCCATTGCGGCATACATGGAAGTCAATCCATGGATGAAAATGGATGAAGTAAAAGGAATCATCCTGGAAATTGGAAATGGCAGGCATGATGTCTGTAAAGGCTCGCACACCTACCTCTGCTCCGTGGATAAAGAAGAATATAGCACAGCAGTCAAAGGAATGGAACTTCCAGGATATGATCCAAGGGAAATGGCAGGCATGGCCATAGCCTATGCGACATCAAACACCGGAGGATCGCATCTTAGCGCTTTTATGGTGGGCCCTGAGATAATGGGAAAGCCTGTACTGCTTGACAGGAGTTCTTTCAATGGAAAGGCAGCCCTTGTCCGGCATTTCCAGAATCTTACTGCAGTAATAGATTCACTGGTGATGTGTCCATTCTCCATGCTTGCTATGGGGGAGGTTGAACTTGCTGCACTGCTCAGTCATGTGACCGGGGAAAAATACTCTGCCGAGAATATGTTGCTTGCAGGAGAGAGGGTATTCAACCTTGAAAGGCTCTTCAACATTAAAGCAGGGTTTACGCAAAAAGACGACACGCTACCTGAAAGATTCTTTGGTGTGGACGGGATAGACCGGGAAGAATTCAAAAAAGGCATATCAGATTACTATCACTTCAGAGATTGGGACGATGCTGGTATACCCAGTGAGGCAAAACTGAGGGAATTGAACATTGTGATAGACAGATGATAAAAGAAAAATAATAAAATACATTTATATTCTAGTTATTTGCTATAATTAACCCCAATTTATGCGGAATCAAAGGTTAAGTTCATATATAGCATTAAGAATTATACCCATATACCTTTTAAGCTCATAAATAATTGTTACGATTATGGAGGATTTTAAGTGAAAATACAAGTTGAAGTCAAAGAACTAAAAGAGGGTAAATACGCCATTGTTGATGATGAACCCTGTGTCATCAAGAGCATTTCAAAGTCAAAGCCAGGAAAACACGGATCAGCAAAAGCAAGAATCGATGTTATCGGGCTTTTTGACAACCAGAAGAGATCTATTGTAGGTCCTGTTTCTGATAAGATCTACGTCCCAGTTGTAGAGAGAAAGAACGCACAGGTACTTTCCATTTCAGGCGACATTGCACAGCTCATGGACATGGGCGACTTCTCAACATTCGAGATGAAGATCCCTGATGAGTACAAGGAAAGAATAAAGGAAGGAGAAGAAGTTTCATTCCTGACCGCAATGGGCAAAATGAAATTCGATCTGAGATAATCATATCTCTGATCCTTTTTCTCTTTTTCAGTTTTTACAGTCATGTTCTACAAACCCGATATGATGGATGCCCTGTCAGATTATAATTCTGCAAGGTATGTTATATTTGGTGTTCCTTTCGATGCTACTTCTTCATACAGGCCAGGAAGCCGCTGGGCCCCTGATGCCATGAGGAAGGCTTCAGCGAACTTTGAAACCTATAACGATCATTTTGATATTGATTTCGAGGACCTTTTCATTCATGATGCAGGTAATCTTGAGCATTACTCCTCCGTGGACGAGACACTCGAAGAGCTTTATCTTGCGGTTAAACCAATTGCAAAGGATGGGAAATTACCCATTATGCTTGGTGGCGAGCACTCACTCACCTACCCATGCGTAAAAGCATGTGCAGAGGAAGCAGGAGAAGACATTGGTTTTGTTGTAATGGATGCCCATTTTGACCTTCGTGAAGAATATGGGGGCATCAGGAACAACCACGCATGCGTTTCCAGACACATACTGGACGATATCGCAGACACCTATGTAACCATAGGAGTCCGCAGCGGCCCAAAGGAAGAATGGGTTTTTGCAAAAGAGAATGGTATCAAATACTATACCTCAGACGATGTCCGGGAAATGGGCATCAAACAGGTAATTTCTGAGGTTAAGGAATATCTTGGGTGTAAAAAGATCTATCTTTCCCTGGATATGGATGCCATCGATCCTGCATACGCACCCGGCCTTGGAACCCCCGAACCATTCGGACTCACTGACATTGACGTACGTGAGGTTATTCGTGCATTTGCACCTGTATCCGTTGGTTTTGATGTTGTTGAAATCGCCCCTGAATACGATAATGGGATAAGCGCACTGCTTGGAACAAAACTGCTCAGGGAATTCATTGCGGCACATGCCGCAAGTGAAAGATAGGCTTCTTTTTAATCTGTCTGCAGGCCTTGTTCTGCAGACTCCCTTTTAATACCTGGTCTTCTTAGATACAATGTGGTGATTCCCTGAACAGAATATCCATAAGGAATGCTGAAAAGAGTGACATCGAAGGAATACTGCTCATTGAACTGGATTCATTCCACGATAACATAGCAGAATGCAGGGATGTATTCCTTGATAGAATGAAGGTATTCCCGGAAGGTTTTCTGGTGATGGAGATTGACAGAGAGATTGCCGGTTATATTTCCTCGGAGATGTGGGAATACTCTGAAAATATCGATACGGACAGGTTTTGCCTGAACCATACAATAAGAGAAGTTCACATAAGGGGCGGCTCAGAACTCTACATCTCATCCATAGGAATCCTTAAAAAATATCGTGGAAAAGGCTATGGAAAAATGCTGTTCTCAGAATTGGTAGAACAAATTCGCAGCAAGTATAAAATAACCAGCATAATTCTCATAGTTTCTGTGAACTGGGATGCTGCAAGGAAAATATACGAAAACAATGGATTCCTGGAGATTCAGAGAATAAACGGTTTTTTTGAGGACGATGAAAATTCCGATGCAATTGTGATGAGAAAATATCTCTGAATATGCAAATGCAGTTTTTCTATTATTTGCTTTTTTTAGTTTCCATTTCCCACATTTCTATGAAATTGTCGAGCAACCTGTCAAAGAAGCTACCCTTATACGTGATTATAAGCTCTGCAACCTTTTCAGGCCCTATGACCTCAAAATTGCTTTCTCTTCCATGAACTGTTTTTTTCACAATCCCGGTTGCTACAAGTTTATTGAGATGCCACGAAACCGTAGATGGAGACAGACCGATGGCTGAAGAAAGGTCTTTATTGTTCATACCCGGGTCCTCCATAAGACTTATCAGAATATGCCTGCAAGCTTTTTTTCTTAAAAATGATAGGACTTTACGGTCATTGCCATCCAGTTCCTTGTCCTTGATAAAATAGCGGACGAACTGCTCATCCCTGAGTGCTGATATCAGGTTTTTCTTTTCCATGTAGTGAAGATGATACTGCAGATTCCCGATTGCCATATCAAGAATTCTTTCCAGTTCACGGAGGTGTATTCCCGGTGACCTTTGAATTGTTTCGAATATCCTTTTCCGGGTATCCAGCTCAAGTTCCATTTCAAACCTACTCTTTTGTCAGCATAGCAAAGAACAACAACAACAATACCGCAAAATTCAGAATACTGCTCCATATCTCAAAACTATCCCCCATAGCCGGGAAAAAAGACTCAGTTGAATCCAGGAATCCCATGAGGAAATAAGCAAAGAAAGCTGCTGTAACCATTAACAATTTCCTTCTGTGCTCCCTGAGATAAGCAGAAAGGGATATTATGAAAAGAATTAAAGCCAGCAGGCTTGATAGCAGAACTATCACATTGTCAGGTTCCATTTCCATACGAGAAGATCACCCCTGTGTAAAATAGAAAAGAAAGACAATTGTCTTCCTTTTATTCAGTAAGTATCTCCACAAGTTCCAGTCTTTCATCGCCTTCGGTCACAGCCACTTCCAGAAGCAGGCCAACACCGCTTGCATAAAACTTATGTTCCTCGATTCCAGGTTCAAGTGGCGTCCATTCCTTTGTTTGCAGACAGTTATCAAATGATCCATATTCAACTGTAACTGATGCATCAAGGCTCAGCACCTCAGCCATATCCTCTGCCTCACCCTCATAGTATTCCTGCTTGTAGACATCACCGACCTGTGGGTCTGCTTCCATCAGGATTCCCGGTTCTGCACCATCAACACCTGCTTCCCAGGAACCGGCTATGCTCACGATTTCACCATCCTCGTATTCCCTGGATTCCTCCCCGAAATACCAGACATTTCCTTCATTATCATTGGCGTACCAGTCAAGTGTATCCTCAATGAGTTCACCATCTTCCCATTCTCTTTCCCTGACAACGATGGTTGTCACGCCAAGTATCTCCTTTGTCTGGTCTGTAACATACATCTCTACCCGGATGTCTTCACCATCAGATTCACCCTCCAGAACAAATGTTGTGCCAACGGCCAACGGGAAATATGGATTAGGAATTCCATCAGTAAAATCTGCAGGATCTATTACAGAATCTGACGCTTCACCATTTTCCTCCATAGCATCATCCACATATGCAGATTCTTCTGTATCCTCTGCACCCGTCGTCTCAACTGTTTCCTCTTCCATTATACCTTCATCAGATGTATCCTCTGAGGAGGTATCAGTACATCCGGATACCATTACAAGTGCCACTCCCAGAAGAAGCACTATTAAAAGTCTCATTATTCTATGTTTCACACTAAGCCTCCCTTTCTTCCCTGACAGAAAAAAGTTACTATATTAAGATTATTGCTGGCTTATATTAACGATTCTGGTACAGGCATCGAATAATAATACAAACTTCGAACTATTGAAAAATAAATGATGAACTGAAAATGAACGAAATACCTTCAAAATCACACACACTATGCAGTTAATTATTTACATATACCAGACAATAACATCATTGAGAATATGAACGATGAAGTAGAAGTAGTATGTCCATCATGCTCACCTAAGATGAGTGTGCTGCATGATGTTTTAAAAACAGGCCAGAACACAATAGTCCAGTGCCAGGAATGCGGGAATGTTCATCCGGCCAAATTTGAAAAACCAAAAACATTCAACATAAAGGTAATAATCAGTAAGGGTGACCAATCTTTCACCCAGATGACCAAAATGACATCAGAAGATAATCTCAGCGTAGATGACGAGATAATTGTCGATGACGGTGAATCTGATGAGGTATATCCTGTTTTAGTAACTGCTCTTGAGTGCGCAGACAAGAGGCCTAAAATAGCAAATGCTGCAGATATAAACACTATCTGGGGCAGGGCTATTGACGAAGTTGTCGTTAAAATTGCCATCCATAGGGGAAAAACTACAGAAGCCCTGCAAAAAAGAGTCCCCGGAGGATATGAATTTATCGTCGGGAAAGAAGAAGAAGTGGACAGGACAAAAATAAGGGTCAAAAAGATCAAGGTAAGGGATGGCAGTCTCGAATCACGTACCGGCACAGCAGTGGAAGCAAAGTTCATCAAAAGGATATTTGCAGAAGAAGCGGTGAAGAGAAGCTGGGGAGAAGGAAGAACTGCATGGAGTATGAAAGGAAGAGGGCGCTCCTGGTAAAGTCCCTCAAAGAACAAAATATCAGTGATAAAACACTAAGTGCAATGATGAAGGTACCTAGACATCTTTTCGTACCTTCTGTACATATGTCACAGGCTTATGTTGACAGCCCATTGCCGATAGGGCATGCCCAGACAATATCAGCACCGCACATGGTTGCCATGATGTGCGATCTTCTTGAACTTCAGGAAGGACAAAAAGTACTTGAAATTGGTGCCGGCTCAGGGTATAATGCAGCAGTAATGGCAGAAATTATCGGTCAAAAAGGAAAGATATACTCTATTGAACGTCTTGAAAAGCTGGCTGTTTTTGCATGGGAGAATCTGGAAAGAGCCGGATACTCCAATGTGGAAGTTATATTGGGCGATGGTTCCCTTGGCTATCCTGACCATGCACCCTATGACCGTATATGTGTAACAGCATCGGCACCCGATACACCTAAACCACTTATAGAACAGCTGAAGCCGGGAGGTATTATGGTGCTTCCGGAAGGAGAGGGCTACCAGCGTCTGTACATCATCAGGAAGTCCATGGACGGGGAGGTCACAAAGCAGGACTGGGGAGGGGTGATCTTTGTGCCTCTTATAGGACATCATGGTTTCAAGATATACAATAGCCGCAGGGGACAAAAGTAGAGGCAACTCACTACGAAACTATTTTTAATATTGGTGCATTCAGAACAGCGCATTTTATAATAATCTTTTTTCGATGTGAGAGAACGATGTCCTCAAAAAATGAAAAATGGCAATTCTGGATAGACAGAGGAGGTACATTCACCGATATTGTTGCCCGCAAACCCGACGGACGACTGATTGCACATAAGCTTCTGTCAGTGGACCCGGAACATTATGCAGATGCTGCAATGCACGGTATCAGGACCTTACTTGGAATAGAAACCGAATCCACGATGCCAACGGAGATCATATCGTCAATCAAGATGGGAACCACTGTTGGAACTAATGCATTGCTTGAACGTAAAGGAGAGCCAACAGCACTTGTTATTACAGAAGGCTTCAGGGATTCACTGAGGATTGGATACCAGAACAGGCCTGATATCTTTGCTTTGAAAATTGAACTGCCGGACCTGCTCTATGATGAGGTCATCGAGATAAGGGAACGCTACAGTGCATCAGGTGAAGAACTGGTTGCCCTTGATGTGGAGGATGCCAGGAAGGGACTTGAAAGGATATATTCCCATGGAATACGCTCGCTTGCCATCGTCCTTATGCATGCATACCGTTATCCTGAACATGAACTTCAGCTCAGGAAAATTGCAGAGGATATCGGTTTTACCCAGATATCACTTTCACACGAAGTCAGCCCTTTGATGAAGCTTATAAGCAGCGGAGAGACAACTGTTGTAGATGCTTATCTTTCCCCGGTGCTGCGAAGATATATAGACATGATAGGCGACACTCTTGAAGCCGGCGGAGATAATACAAAGCTAATGTTCATGCAGTCCAACGGCGGACTGGTGGAAGCTGCACAGTTCAAAGGAAAGGACTGTATTCTTTCAGGACCAGCCGGAGGAATAGTTGGAGCTGTGGAAACATCCGTAATGGCAGGCTTTGAGAAAGTTGTGACTTTTGATATGGGGGGAACATCCACTGATGTAGCCCATTACAACGGAGAATATGAGAGGAGTTTTGAGACAGAAGTTGCAGGCGTTCACCTGCGCTCACCCATGCTTTATATTCATACAGTGGCAGCGGGTGGAGGTTCCATACTTCATTTCGATGCAGGGAGATTCAGGGTTGGACCGGATTCCGCAGGTTCTGAGCCGGGACCTGCTTGTTACCGTAAGGGCGGACCACTCACAATTACCGACTGTAACCTGATGCTCGGAAAGATAGATCCACAGCATTTCCCACATGTATTCGGCCACAGTGCAGACATGCCACTTGATACTGTTGCTGTGAAGAGGAAGTTCTCAGCCCTTGCAGAAGAGGTCAGTATATTTACTGGGGAGAAGCACAGTGCTGAGCAGGTTGCCGAAGGATTCCTGAAAATTGCCATTGAGAACATGGCAAATGCCGTCAAAAGAATATCCATCCAGCGTGGGTATGACATAAAGGATTACGCCCTTTGCTGCTTTGGAGGAGCGGGGGCTCAGCATGCATGTGGTGTCGCGGATGCTCTTGGAATTAAGAGAATATTGATACATCCCTTTGCAGGAGTGCTTTCTGCATACGGAATGGGACTTGCGGACCAGCGTATAATGAAAGAACATGCTGTGGAAAAGAAACTTGGAAGAGAACTTATAGCAGAAATCCGGGCCATTGCTGCTGAACTGGAAAAAAGCGGCCGGGAAGAGATGCTCATGCAGGGCGTTTCAGATATGGATATAAGTGCACTGCATAAGGTCCATGTCAAGTATCAGGATGCTGGAACTTCTATTATTGTTGACCTTGGGAACGAGGAAGAGATCAGGAACCACTTTGAAAATGAGCATAAGAGCCGTTTTGGCTTTACCATGGAAAACAAGGAACTTGTGATAGAGGCGGTTTCCACTGAGGTTATTGGTGCAGGAGAATCTATGCAGGAATCCAAAATAGTGGATGTTATCATGGAGAAAGCAGGCAAGCTACCTGATACCACCATGTACACCTGCGGTGCTTTTCACAGCACACCTGTTTACAGGAGGGAAGAACTTGTTACCGGAACGGAAACCGGGGTTATTGGACCTGCTATTATCGTGGAAACAAATACTACTGTTGTAATCGAACCGGGATGGAAGGCCGAGATTACGGATAATAAGGAACTGGTGCTTGAAAGGACTATACCCCTGCCTAAGAGGGAATCTGTTGATACTGAAGCAGACCCGGTGATGCTTGAGATATTCAATAACAGGTTCATGTCCATTGCACAGCAGATGGGATACACACTCCAGAATACATCTTATTCTGTGAATATCAAGGAGAGGCTTGACTTCTCATGTGCCCTTTTTGACGAGGCCGGGAATCTAATTGCCAACGCGCCTCACATACCTGTGCATCTTGGATCTATGGGGGAAGGTGTCAGGTCGATAATCAGGAAATTCCCAGATATGGAATCAGGAGATGTTTTTATGCTCAATTCTCCCTTTGAAGGCGGGACGCATCTCCCTGATATTACGGTCGTTACTCCTGTTTTCCGTGAAGGCAGGGTTGCATTCTATGTGGCTTCAAGGGGGCATCATGCGGATATTGGAGGAATTACACCGGGGTCCATTCCACCGGAAAGCAGGCATATCGAGGAGGAGGGCGTGCTGACCAGTGGGCAGAAGATAGTCTGGCAGGGGAAGTTCCTTGAAAATGAGATGAAAGAGTGGCTGGCTTCGGGAAAATATCCGGCACGTAATCCATTCCAGAATATAGCGGACCTGAAGGCACAGGTTGCCGCCAATGAGAAGGGCGCCAGGGAGCTTGAAAAGCTTGTTGAACATTTTTCCATGGAAACGGTACAGGCATACATGCAGCATGTGATGGATAATGCGGAAGAGTCGGTGAGAAGGGTTATCGAGGTCCTTAAGGACGGGGAATACTCACTTTCCTTTGATGACGGGACAGTTATCCATGTGAGGGTTAACATTGACCACATGGAAAGGACAGCACACATCGATTTCACCGGAACTTCCAGGCAGCATCCAGGTAATATGAATGCTCCGGTGGCTGTGTGCAAGGCGGCTGTTCTCTATGTGTTCAGGTCGCTCGTGGAGAAGGATATTCCGCTTAATGAAGGATGCATGCGACCGCTTATGCTTACGATTCCTGAAAAGAGCATACTGAACCCTGAATATCCTGCGGCTGTGGTGGCAGGGAATGTTGAGACTTCGCAGTACATCGTTGATGCGCTTTTCGGAGCGCTGGGTGTGATGGCAGGGTCGCAGGGTACGATGAACAATTTCACTTTCGGGGATGAGGAGTTCCAGTATTATGAGACCATTTGCGGTGGTTCCGGTGCAGGGGATGGTTTTGATGGAACTAATGCTGTGCAGACCCATATGACAAATTCAAGGATAACCGACCCTGAGGTGCTGGAATGGAGATTCCCTGTGAGGCTGGAAGAGTTCTCTGTCAGGAAAGGAAGCGGCGGTGGAGGAGAATATAGCGGTGGATGTGGAGTTGTGAGAAAGATACGGTTCCTCAGGCCTATGAGAGCAGCTATTATTTCTAGCCACAGGAAAATCCCACCGGCAGGTTTGAATGGTGGAGAGAACGGAAAGGTGGGGCACAATTATGTTGTCAGAGCTGGAGAGATTATGAACGCTGACGGAAAGATTGAGGAACTTGAAGGAAGAGCACTTGTTGATATGAATAAGGGAGACCTGTTCGTGGTGGAGACACCCGGAGCAGGTGGGTTTGGTCAAAGAAGAAAAGAAAGTATTAAGTAATGATAATTATAAAGCATCAGT
This window contains:
- a CDS encoding methylated-DNA--[protein]-cysteine S-methyltransferase, with amino-acid sequence MTDRTIFQAILRYFAGEVIDFSDYEVDLSELTEFQRKVLEEVRNIPYGETRSYQELACRIGSEGAARAVGGAVAKNPYPIIIPCHRVVSASGIGGFCGETCGEKVELKRRMLEMEANYKKERKR
- a CDS encoding aldehyde ferredoxin oxidoreductase family protein, whose translation is MFGWTGRTVIVDLGNNSVTESKTKKSYAEQFIGGRGLGCRLMEDFADPAVDPLSPDNPLIFTTGPLTGTSAPMSGHFTITCKSPLTSTIFSSNAGGYFGAELKFAGIDALVIKGKAEKPVYLNIFDEELEILPAEHLWGKNTAETTALLETKGKVACIGRAGEKLVSMANMVNDRIYSSGRGGHGAVAGSKNLKAIVVKGTNIVQVANPDAFGEAVEKTKKLLVANPPASKGLEKYGSSVFTDLLDYMGTLPALNFSERNFSGAGKLSGEAISRKYKINQAPCYACPIGCRRTAEDGKPIPDYDSIWAFGPNIGNDDLELIREMDSLCFDYGLDPLSCGASIAAYMEVNPWMKMDEVKGIILEIGNGRHDVCKGSHTYLCSVDKEEYSTAVKGMELPGYDPREMAGMAIAYATSNTGGSHLSAFMVGPEIMGKPVLLDRSSFNGKAALVRHFQNLTAVIDSLVMCPFSMLAMGEVELAALLSHVTGEKYSAENMLLAGERVFNLERLFNIKAGFTQKDDTLPERFFGVDGIDREEFKKGISDYYHFRDWDDAGIPSEAKLRELNIVIDR
- a CDS encoding translation initiation factor IF-5A, encoding MKIQVEVKELKEGKYAIVDDEPCVIKSISKSKPGKHGSAKARIDVIGLFDNQKRSIVGPVSDKIYVPVVERKNAQVLSISGDIAQLMDMGDFSTFEMKIPDEYKERIKEGEEVSFLTAMGKMKFDLR
- the speB gene encoding agmatinase; protein product: MFYKPDMMDALSDYNSARYVIFGVPFDATSSYRPGSRWAPDAMRKASANFETYNDHFDIDFEDLFIHDAGNLEHYSSVDETLEELYLAVKPIAKDGKLPIMLGGEHSLTYPCVKACAEEAGEDIGFVVMDAHFDLREEYGGIRNNHACVSRHILDDIADTYVTIGVRSGPKEEWVFAKENGIKYYTSDDVREMGIKQVISEVKEYLGCKKIYLSLDMDAIDPAYAPGLGTPEPFGLTDIDVREVIRAFAPVSVGFDVVEIAPEYDNGISALLGTKLLREFIAAHAASER
- a CDS encoding GNAT family N-acetyltransferase, coding for MAECRDVFLDRMKVFPEGFLVMEIDREIAGYISSEMWEYSENIDTDRFCLNHTIREVHIRGGSELYISSIGILKKYRGKGYGKMLFSELVEQIRSKYKITSIILIVSVNWDAARKIYENNGFLEIQRINGFFEDDENSDAIVMRKYL
- a CDS encoding winged helix-turn-helix transcriptional regulator; the protein is MELELDTRKRIFETIQRSPGIHLRELERILDMAIGNLQYHLHYMEKKNLISALRDEQFVRYFIKDKELDGNDRKVLSFLRKKACRHILISLMEDPGMNNKDLSSAIGLSPSTVSWHLNKLVATGIVKKTVHGRESNFEVIGPEKVAELIITYKGSFFDRLLDNFIEMWEMETKKSK
- a CDS encoding HVO_0476 family zinc finger protein yields the protein MNDEVEVVCPSCSPKMSVLHDVLKTGQNTIVQCQECGNVHPAKFEKPKTFNIKVIISKGDQSFTQMTKMTSEDNLSVDDEIIVDDGESDEVYPVLVTALECADKRPKIANAADINTIWGRAIDEVVVKIAIHRGKTTEALQKRVPGGYEFIVGKEEEVDRTKIRVKKIKVRDGSLESRTGTAVEAKFIKRIFAEEAVKRSWGEGRTAWSMKGRGRSW
- a CDS encoding protein-L-isoaspartate O-methyltransferase; protein product: MEYERKRALLVKSLKEQNISDKTLSAMMKVPRHLFVPSVHMSQAYVDSPLPIGHAQTISAPHMVAMMCDLLELQEGQKVLEIGAGSGYNAAVMAEIIGQKGKIYSIERLEKLAVFAWENLERAGYSNVEVILGDGSLGYPDHAPYDRICVTASAPDTPKPLIEQLKPGGIMVLPEGEGYQRLYIIRKSMDGEVTKQDWGGVIFVPLIGHHGFKIYNSRRGQK
- a CDS encoding hydantoinase B/oxoprolinase family protein, whose translation is MSSKNEKWQFWIDRGGTFTDIVARKPDGRLIAHKLLSVDPEHYADAAMHGIRTLLGIETESTMPTEIISSIKMGTTVGTNALLERKGEPTALVITEGFRDSLRIGYQNRPDIFALKIELPDLLYDEVIEIRERYSASGEELVALDVEDARKGLERIYSHGIRSLAIVLMHAYRYPEHELQLRKIAEDIGFTQISLSHEVSPLMKLISSGETTVVDAYLSPVLRRYIDMIGDTLEAGGDNTKLMFMQSNGGLVEAAQFKGKDCILSGPAGGIVGAVETSVMAGFEKVVTFDMGGTSTDVAHYNGEYERSFETEVAGVHLRSPMLYIHTVAAGGGSILHFDAGRFRVGPDSAGSEPGPACYRKGGPLTITDCNLMLGKIDPQHFPHVFGHSADMPLDTVAVKRKFSALAEEVSIFTGEKHSAEQVAEGFLKIAIENMANAVKRISIQRGYDIKDYALCCFGGAGAQHACGVADALGIKRILIHPFAGVLSAYGMGLADQRIMKEHAVEKKLGRELIAEIRAIAAELEKSGREEMLMQGVSDMDISALHKVHVKYQDAGTSIIVDLGNEEEIRNHFENEHKSRFGFTMENKELVIEAVSTEVIGAGESMQESKIVDVIMEKAGKLPDTTMYTCGAFHSTPVYRREELVTGTETGVIGPAIIVETNTTVVIEPGWKAEITDNKELVLERTIPLPKRESVDTEADPVMLEIFNNRFMSIAQQMGYTLQNTSYSVNIKERLDFSCALFDEAGNLIANAPHIPVHLGSMGEGVRSIIRKFPDMESGDVFMLNSPFEGGTHLPDITVVTPVFREGRVAFYVASRGHHADIGGITPGSIPPESRHIEEEGVLTSGQKIVWQGKFLENEMKEWLASGKYPARNPFQNIADLKAQVAANEKGARELEKLVEHFSMETVQAYMQHVMDNAEESVRRVIEVLKDGEYSLSFDDGTVIHVRVNIDHMERTAHIDFTGTSRQHPGNMNAPVAVCKAAVLYVFRSLVEKDIPLNEGCMRPLMLTIPEKSILNPEYPAAVVAGNVETSQYIVDALFGALGVMAGSQGTMNNFTFGDEEFQYYETICGGSGAGDGFDGTNAVQTHMTNSRITDPEVLEWRFPVRLEEFSVRKGSGGGGEYSGGCGVVRKIRFLRPMRAAIISSHRKIPPAGLNGGENGKVGHNYVVRAGEIMNADGKIEELEGRALVDMNKGDLFVVETPGAGGFGQRRKESIK